The genome window CTGACTGATTGGATCTATAGCGGTAGTCGGGCTGGACTCGGTTGGTTCGATCCACTGCTACAGGCTTTGGTGGGATGGATCACCATGTTGGTCTTTTTACCCATTCAAGCACCGAATCCCGTGGCGGTGATTGTTTCTGGCCTGGGTATGCTGCTCTTTTTGGTCTGGTCAGTGCCCTTAATTTATCGAGGATTAAGGCAGCAGTGGCAGCACTTCCAGAGTCGCTTAGCGCTGCAAGTATTGGGTGGCTTTGTTCTGAGTGCGATTGCCCTCTTTTTTGCGATCGCTTACGGGTTAGAAACCGAGATTAACAGCGCCTTTCGTTTCAACTTTGTTTATTTTCCCGCTGTCATTGCCTTGTTGGGAGCCAGCCTCGCCGCTTTTTGGTCTGGGTCTGTCGGGTCTCAACCGAGGGCATCTACAGCAAGAATAGTGGGTGGTTTCTGGAAATGGTGGCAACCCAACGGTAAAACGGTGGTGCTCGTTATTTGGCTGGTTGGTCTGCTGAGTGGCCTAACCGTTGCGACAGGATGGGGTTATCAGAAAACGCATCGGCCTGATGTAGTGGTGCAGCATCTCCAGCAGGCAGCTCAATCTCCTACCTTGATTGCGATCGCCCATGCGACTCACGGACAAACAGGCAGGCTGATGGGTCTGGCTTGGGAACTAAAACACCAGCAGACCGCAGGGGCATTAGCCAATCCGCTCTTTTTGCTGGCCCACCAAGATCAAAATCCGTTATCTAGTGCGATCGCACTTCAGCAAGCTTTAAGCCAATTGCCTCGACCGCTGGATCTATGGTTGCTGAACTTCCCTAATCCAGACGAGACACAGAGTTTAGCTTCCCTACTGGCGGCAGAGCGCTGTGTGGACGATCCGCAGCACAAACATCGCACTGATGGCTACCGATATCGTTTGTACCGTTGTTAAACAATTGGGATCACTTGGTAAACTGCACCTGATAGGCCATTAGCTCTAACCCAGACACAGAAAGGTTGATCGCTTCACAAGCCCAAGTGCTGGCTTGCAACTGCTGAAACGCCGACTCCGTAAGTAAAATCTCATTAGTTCGGGCCAGGTCTTCCCCTAGCTTGGAAGCTAAGTTCATCTCGTTGCCGTACAGATCTGCTCCTGCTACCAGCAACACTTCCCCGTAGCCAATGCCAATGCTAGCGTACAAATCCATTGCATCTGGTAGGCCAGAATTGACAGCCGCTAGGCTTTTTAGGATATCCACCGCAGCGCTCACCGCAGCATCAACAGTCGGAAAAATCGCAAATAAGTTATCAGCTTCTTGTTTGATTACAGTTCCTCGGTCCTGTTCGACGAGAGGCGTTGCGATCGCACCCAAGCGATGGATCATGGCTAGGAAGTGCGTAATGCCATACCGAATTGTGAGTCGAGAAAAGCCCGACATATCCAGCACCAAAATTGCGTGAGTTTCGGCAAAAATGGTGTGAATTTGAGCGTCAATCTCAGCTGCCTTTTCGGGGTACTCGTTGCGAACTTGAAGTAGGCGGTGCAATTCAGCTTTGGTGTTTTGAGGGTGCATAGAGTCAGGAGAGATATAGCGATCGCGACTACTTTAGCAACCCTCGCATCCTGCCTAAGACTTTCCGGAAAC of Trichocoleus sp. FACHB-46 contains these proteins:
- a CDS encoding glycosyltransferase, giving the protein MKTLLHSRWLHLLLLLFWLVIGLGLRFLCLDLKSVWTDEFATLVFSLGHSFRTVPLNQAIALDTLLQPLQLEPQTGVAAVLEHLMQESTHPPLYFVLAHWWLQWFPSQEGLVSIWAARSLPAILGALSIPAMFGLGWLAFGSRLVGHLAAAVMAVSPYGIYLAQEARHYTLAVLWVIASLSCLVAAVRSLRAHKPLPVPSGLGWVAVNALGMATHHFFVLTLLAEALILLGFWLLAAWASLFKKHEQTFQWPTLKLWGRIYTVAAGTIAGIVVWLPTWQAVYGNQLTDWIYSGSRAGLGWFDPLLQALVGWITMLVFLPIQAPNPVAVIVSGLGMLLFLVWSVPLIYRGLRQQWQHFQSRLALQVLGGFVLSAIALFFAIAYGLETEINSAFRFNFVYFPAVIALLGASLAAFWSGSVGSQPRASTARIVGGFWKWWQPNGKTVVLVIWLVGLLSGLTVATGWGYQKTHRPDVVVQHLQQAAQSPTLIAIAHATHGQTGRLMGLAWELKHQQTAGALANPLFLLAHQDQNPLSSAIALQQALSQLPRPLDLWLLNFPNPDETQSLASLLAAERCVDDPQHKHRTDGYRYRLYRC
- a CDS encoding adenylate/guanylate cyclase domain-containing protein, coding for MHPQNTKAELHRLLQVRNEYPEKAAEIDAQIHTIFAETHAILVLDMSGFSRLTIRYGITHFLAMIHRLGAIATPLVEQDRGTVIKQEADNLFAIFPTVDAAVSAAVDILKSLAAVNSGLPDAMDLYASIGIGYGEVLLVAGADLYGNEMNLASKLGEDLARTNEILLTESAFQQLQASTWACEAINLSVSGLELMAYQVQFTK